One Arcobacter sp. F155 DNA window includes the following coding sequences:
- a CDS encoding DUF6172 family protein, which produces MKKTFKLKQENKHPDRVVDSIKYEVRKYIKREKRKTLPEDKDFWFFDCKFAIGNDEHKVIEFADITKSIDEAAKSEADTFYLEILARAEKRPEKEEEETEELESEDEDNLEN; this is translated from the coding sequence TTGAAAAAGACTTTTAAATTAAAGCAAGAAAACAAACACCCTGATAGAGTTGTAGATTCTATTAAATATGAAGTAAGAAAATATATCAAAAGAGAAAAAAGAAAAACTCTTCCAGAAGATAAAGATTTTTGGTTTTTCGATTGCAAATTTGCAATAGGCAATGATGAACATAAAGTAATAGAGTTTGCAGATATCACAAAATCTATTGATGAAGCAGCTAAATCTGAAGCTGATACTTTTTACTTAGAGATACTTGCAAGAGCAGAAAAAAGACCTGAGAAAGAAGAAGAGGAAACTGAAGAGCTTGAATCAGAAGATGAGGATAATTTAGAGAATTAA
- a CDS encoding DUF6602 domain-containing protein, producing the protein MSNYINEIINTKIDFLKSSYISNKNVNHQGIKGSLNEILFLELVKDLVPNRFKLSKGIVQDSSGFQSNESDIILYNNEILPALLFGVELGFVPCEAVEYIFEIKSTINSKELDTTIEKFKNLKKCIGYKGRNVLFSFSSDIQSKSELRRYYEKDNAFLYNPRIKAYCVLNKGYYFFTFQKIYLKDSINKNDFVKQFIKQNKCHDMIVGDNSFKIEYETENIDVNIEKDLIINDVNYEDIYFTYYCWAGIEDKKGNCNLLGLLSGISNTLCKEKFGTYLLSNCIDNSFNIYTEYIVDMWNNESYKEIDFNGFKETILNSNTFTLSSNNDGKLNKLIVNKK; encoded by the coding sequence ATGAGTAATTATATAAATGAAATAATAAATACAAAAATTGACTTTTTAAAATCTTCTTATATCTCAAATAAGAATGTAAATCATCAAGGAATAAAAGGCAGTCTAAATGAAATATTATTTCTTGAATTAGTAAAAGATTTAGTACCAAATAGATTTAAACTATCAAAAGGTATTGTACAAGATTCTTCTGGATTCCAGTCCAATGAAAGTGATATTATTTTATATAACAATGAAATTCTTCCTGCTCTTCTTTTTGGTGTAGAATTAGGGTTTGTACCTTGTGAAGCAGTTGAATATATTTTTGAAATAAAAAGTACAATAAATTCTAAAGAATTAGATACAACAATTGAAAAGTTTAAAAACTTAAAAAAGTGTATTGGATATAAAGGAAGAAATGTATTATTTTCTTTTTCAAGTGATATTCAAAGTAAATCAGAATTAAGAAGATATTACGAAAAGGATAATGCCTTTTTATATAATCCTCGTATTAAAGCATATTGTGTTTTAAACAAAGGATACTATTTTTTCACTTTCCAGAAAATTTATTTAAAAGACTCTATAAATAAAAATGATTTTGTAAAACAATTCATAAAACAAAATAAGTGTCATGATATGATAGTTGGGGACAATAGCTTCAAAATTGAATATGAAACAGAAAATATTGATGTTAATATAGAAAAAGATTTAATAATTAATGATGTAAATTATGAAGATATATACTTTACTTATTATTGCTGGGCAGGAATAGAAGATAAAAAAGGTAACTGTAATTTACTTGGGCTTTTATCTGGTATTTCAAATACTTTGTGTAAAGAAAAATTTGGAACTTATTTGTTATCTAATTGCATTGATAATAGTTTTAATATTTATACGGAATATATTGTAGATATGTGGAATAATGAAAGTTATAAAGAAATAGATTTTAATGGATTTAAAGAGACTATTTTAAATTCAAATACATTTACTTTATCTTCAAACAATGATGGAAAATTAAATAAACTTATAGTTAATAAAAAATAG
- the htpG gene encoding molecular chaperone HtpG — MAKHQFQTEVGQLLHLMTHSLYSNKEIFIRELVSNASDAIDKLNYLKLTDDEIKSKLPADWSGEINIAFDEADKSLTIVDNGVGMNQEDLIASIGTIAKSGTKSFVEALTGDAKKDSNLIGQFGVGFYSVFMVADNVDVISKKAGEEQAYKWSSNGSGEFEIIPVTKESAGTVIYIKLKDEEAEEFASKHRIENIVGKYSDHIAYPIFLNYSEEVEEELSEEDKKAGKEAKKTTEKRHEQINKATALWTQPKSKIKEEEYNDFYKSISHDSQDPLATIHTKAEGVNEYTTLFYIPKTAPMDMYRADYQPGVKLYVKRVFITDDDKELLPTYLRFVRGIIDSEDLPLNVSREILQENRILANIKQASVKKILSEIKKLSKDEEKYKEFIEQYNRALKEGAYQDFTNKDKLLELIRFKSTKTEKDAMTSLEKYKENADSEQKAIFYIVGENEKVLRNSPLLEAYKKNDIEVLILDDKEIDEIVTPMYAAYKEWEFKDITSCEAPKVEQTEEEKKEVEEKFEDITKKIKDILGEAVADVKVTNRLSESPSCVVKDAGDAQMAQMAQMMKAMGQEMPETAPILEINPDHEIVKKLNGCADDKMIDDVSWVLLDQAKLSEGMEITDAVSFAQRLSRITAKAL; from the coding sequence ATGGCAAAACATCAATTTCAGACTGAAGTAGGTCAATTATTACACTTAATGACTCACTCTTTATACTCAAACAAAGAGATTTTTATTAGAGAGCTTGTATCAAATGCAAGTGATGCTATTGATAAATTAAACTATTTAAAACTAACAGATGACGAAATCAAGTCAAAGTTACCAGCAGATTGGTCAGGTGAGATTAATATTGCTTTTGATGAAGCAGATAAGTCTTTAACAATCGTTGATAACGGTGTTGGTATGAACCAAGAAGATTTAATCGCTTCTATTGGTACAATCGCAAAATCAGGAACAAAATCTTTCGTTGAAGCTTTAACTGGTGATGCAAAAAAAGACTCAAACTTAATTGGACAGTTTGGTGTTGGTTTTTATTCTGTATTTATGGTAGCTGATAACGTAGATGTTATCTCTAAAAAAGCAGGAGAAGAACAAGCATACAAGTGGTCTTCAAATGGTTCTGGTGAATTTGAAATTATTCCTGTAACTAAAGAGTCAGCAGGTACTGTAATTTATATCAAATTAAAAGATGAAGAAGCAGAAGAGTTTGCATCTAAACATAGAATTGAAAATATCGTTGGAAAATATTCTGACCATATCGCTTATCCAATCTTCTTAAACTATAGTGAAGAAGTAGAAGAAGAGCTTTCAGAAGAAGATAAAAAAGCTGGAAAAGAAGCTAAAAAAACAACTGAAAAAAGACATGAGCAAATCAATAAAGCAACAGCTTTATGGACTCAACCAAAATCAAAAATCAAAGAAGAAGAGTACAATGATTTCTATAAATCAATCTCTCATGATTCACAAGATCCATTAGCAACTATTCACACAAAAGCAGAGGGTGTAAATGAGTATACTACACTATTCTATATCCCTAAAACAGCACCAATGGATATGTACAGAGCTGATTATCAACCAGGTGTAAAACTTTATGTAAAAAGAGTATTTATTACTGATGATGATAAAGAGTTATTACCAACTTACTTAAGATTTGTTAGAGGTATTATTGATTCTGAAGATTTACCATTAAACGTTTCAAGAGAAATCTTACAAGAAAACAGAATCTTAGCAAATATCAAACAAGCTTCTGTAAAGAAAATCTTATCAGAAATCAAAAAACTTTCTAAAGATGAAGAGAAGTACAAAGAGTTTATTGAACAATACAATAGGGCTCTTAAAGAGGGTGCTTACCAAGACTTTACAAACAAAGATAAGTTATTAGAGCTTATTAGATTTAAGTCAACTAAAACTGAAAAAGACGCAATGACTTCTTTAGAAAAATATAAAGAAAATGCAGATTCAGAACAAAAAGCTATCTTCTATATCGTAGGTGAAAATGAGAAGGTTCTTAGAAACTCACCACTTCTTGAAGCATACAAGAAAAATGATATTGAAGTTCTTATTTTAGATGATAAAGAAATCGATGAAATCGTAACTCCAATGTATGCTGCATACAAAGAGTGGGAATTCAAAGATATCACTTCTTGTGAAGCTCCAAAAGTAGAGCAAACAGAAGAAGAGAAAAAAGAAGTAGAAGAGAAGTTTGAAGATATCACGAAAAAAATCAAAGATATTTTAGGTGAAGCTGTAGCAGACGTAAAAGTTACAAATAGACTTTCAGAGTCACCTTCTTGTGTAGTAAAAGATGCAGGTGATGCTCAAATGGCACAAATGGCTCAAATGATGAAAGCTATGGGACAAGAGATGCCAGAAACTGCTCCAATCTTAGAAATCAACCCTGACCATGAGATTGTTAAGAAGTTAAATGGTTGTGCTGATGATAAAATGATTGATGATGTATCATGGGTACTATTAGACCAAGCGAAACTGTCTGAAGGTATGGAAATTACTGATGCGGTATCATTCGCACAGAGACTTTCTAGAATCACTGCAAAAGCACTATAA
- the ciaB gene encoding invasion protein CiaB translates to MNEKFLNDLVEVYEYLDLQKNNTNKLITYLENEEYEKLTIIDEFAKTLGLELDSNLRLALVTRLVNLRDDSLVQVLKKLGKNEEEVINLQEKAYCFVRDFWHEKHKNTVEYIKHNNLLTPFYQAIFEGVYNVGLKMSSWQSSWTAHIINGVNKELLNMFDGDETKVFEYLKKHKLFDLGHNNIEADRSYSALVKQKDEYKSKAYIESFKEQTTAVVDALEDFEEVLIELEDEIYNQKWDYILYIQALIKAFSENKTHLLVERWADVDRAWMKIKSPVQIGHPLEYYEDHFRKAVALEWDIRLTNPHFAQNDHRVNKIKSAFAKIFDNVEQSDEYKAIYDFSLKSLDKVQLYVGRPALFFGAEFNGLFSAQVVPNDEIVSKEEGKKIFAFSDEILQISRAKPFLKLSQEIFGQELLTLDREFLFNETDKWHQVYDISTIGHEYGHILWCDDETETLMNETGNFKNIEEFKATTGGLISFFLDSEDDEKELEEQVLIDLVKRAVGLIGWMEVDEVQPYYCEGLIHLSGLFTVGILDFEENKLNIDLNESKIEELKQWYVKTYTDLAKHYLDKKDATLFLENFAKKESKYFMPNDSKIKAFVEFYFNRYKEIGQELDKEDKKSNYIK, encoded by the coding sequence ATGAATGAAAAATTTTTAAATGATTTAGTAGAAGTTTACGAATATTTAGATTTACAAAAAAACAATACAAACAAACTAATAACTTACCTAGAAAATGAAGAGTATGAAAAACTAACTATTATTGATGAATTTGCAAAAACTTTAGGTTTAGAACTTGATTCAAATCTTAGACTTGCACTTGTTACAAGATTAGTTAACTTAAGAGATGACTCTTTAGTTCAAGTTCTTAAAAAACTTGGAAAAAATGAAGAAGAAGTTATAAACTTACAAGAGAAAGCATACTGCTTTGTAAGAGATTTCTGGCATGAAAAACATAAAAACACAGTTGAATATATCAAGCACAACAACTTATTAACTCCTTTTTATCAAGCTATATTTGAAGGTGTTTACAATGTTGGTCTTAAAATGTCTTCATGGCAAAGTTCTTGGACAGCACATATTATAAATGGTGTAAATAAAGAGCTTTTAAATATGTTTGATGGTGATGAAACAAAAGTTTTTGAATACCTTAAAAAACACAAACTATTTGATTTAGGTCATAACAATATTGAAGCAGATAGATCATATTCTGCTTTAGTAAAACAAAAAGATGAATACAAATCAAAAGCATATATTGAAAGCTTCAAAGAGCAAACAACTGCTGTAGTTGATGCCTTAGAAGATTTTGAAGAAGTACTTATTGAACTAGAAGATGAAATCTATAATCAAAAATGGGATTATATTTTATATATTCAAGCACTTATCAAAGCTTTCTCTGAAAATAAAACTCACTTGCTAGTTGAAAGATGGGCAGATGTAGATAGAGCTTGGATGAAGATAAAATCTCCTGTTCAAATAGGACATCCACTAGAGTATTATGAAGACCACTTTAGAAAAGCAGTTGCCTTAGAGTGGGATATTAGACTTACAAACCCACACTTTGCACAAAATGACCACAGAGTAAATAAAATCAAATCAGCCTTTGCAAAAATCTTTGATAATGTAGAACAAAGTGATGAATACAAAGCTATTTATGATTTCTCATTAAAATCTCTTGACAAAGTTCAATTATACGTTGGACGACCTGCACTATTTTTTGGAGCTGAGTTTAATGGATTATTTTCTGCACAAGTTGTACCAAATGATGAAATAGTTTCAAAAGAAGAAGGTAAAAAGATATTTGCATTCTCTGATGAGATTTTACAAATAAGCCGTGCGAAACCATTTTTAAAATTAAGCCAAGAGATTTTTGGTCAAGAGTTACTTACACTTGATAGAGAGTTCTTATTCAATGAAACTGATAAATGGCATCAAGTGTATGACATAAGTACTATTGGACATGAATATGGACATATTTTATGGTGTGATGATGAAACAGAAACTCTTATGAATGAAACTGGAAACTTTAAAAACATAGAAGAGTTTAAAGCTACAACTGGTGGACTTATTTCATTCTTTTTAGATAGTGAAGATGATGAAAAAGAGTTAGAAGAGCAAGTTTTAATTGACCTTGTAAAAAGAGCTGTAGGACTTATAGGTTGGATGGAAGTAGATGAAGTACAACCATACTATTGTGAAGGTCTGATTCACTTAAGTGGATTATTTACAGTTGGTATCTTAGACTTTGAAGAAAACAAACTAAATATTGATTTAAATGAGTCAAAAATTGAAGAGTTAAAACAGTGGTATGTAAAAACATACACAGACTTAGCAAAACACTATTTAGATAAAAAAGATGCAACGTTATTTTTAGAAAACTTTGCTAAAAAAGAGTCTAAATACTTTATGCCAAATGATTCAAAAATTAAAGCCTTTGTAGAGTTTTATTTCAATAGATACAAAGAAATAGGACAAGAACTAGATAAAGAGGATAAAAAATCTAATTATATTAAATAG
- a CDS encoding globin: protein MQYNVTPAQIGTRPQVALPNPKILEALGEEGMRKMVSDHYDLLRQSNIRGLFPPTDEGFEMAKKHSADFFIQICGGPRYFDMSRGAPRMVARHMPFAITQEARRIWLESYIMVLNGLNLDEELKQSFWNYIDIFSIWMMNTHDEE, encoded by the coding sequence ATGCAATATAATGTAACTCCTGCACAAATAGGAACAAGACCTCAAGTAGCTTTACCAAATCCAAAAATCTTAGAAGCTTTAGGTGAAGAAGGCATGAGAAAAATGGTTTCTGACCACTATGATTTATTAAGACAAAGTAATATCAGAGGATTATTCCCTCCTACAGATGAAGGTTTTGAGATGGCTAAAAAGCACTCTGCTGATTTCTTCATTCAAATTTGTGGAGGTCCTAGATATTTTGATATGAGTAGAGGTGCACCAAGAATGGTTGCAAGACACATGCCGTTTGCTATTACTCAAGAAGCTAGAAGAATTTGGTTAGAGTCTTATATTATGGTTTTAAATGGGCTTAATTTAGATGAAGAACTTAAACAATCTTTTTGGAACTATATTGACATCTTCTCAATTTGGATGATGAACACACACGACGAAGAGTAG
- a CDS encoding GGDEF domain-containing protein has product MNIKKFNFCKFSTLLSIVLLSYISITTYIEFFSSDGFASKEMFRIKIVSLAIIFIALALIFTFFKIYKNKYIEKEIIERTNEIINENEKLKIHSHIDPLTQCLNKKYFMERFNEEVKRAIRDKQCLSLIVINIDEFKAFNDIYGRNEGDECLKLIANILVNHSNRPSDLVARFKNDEFYILLPNTKEPKLIANKCLESVRSLNIPHDNSIASNILTISAGVNTLMPLHPDQKDELLLKARHALSQAKKSGRNRVV; this is encoded by the coding sequence ATGAATATTAAGAAGTTTAACTTTTGTAAGTTTTCTACTTTACTGTCAATAGTATTATTATCATATATTTCAATCACTACTTATATTGAGTTTTTTAGCTCAGATGGCTTTGCTTCAAAAGAGATGTTTAGAATAAAGATTGTCTCTTTAGCTATTATTTTTATTGCATTAGCACTTATTTTTACTTTTTTTAAAATATATAAAAATAAATATATTGAAAAAGAGATTATCGAACGAACAAATGAAATTATAAATGAAAATGAAAAGTTAAAAATTCACTCTCATATTGACCCTTTAACGCAATGTTTAAACAAAAAATATTTTATGGAAAGATTCAATGAAGAGGTTAAAAGAGCAATAAGAGACAAACAGTGTCTATCTTTGATAGTTATAAATATTGATGAGTTTAAAGCTTTCAATGATATTTATGGACGAAATGAAGGTGATGAGTGTTTAAAACTTATTGCAAATATTTTAGTAAATCATAGTAATAGACCAAGTGATTTAGTTGCAAGATTTAAAAATGATGAGTTTTATATTTTACTTCCAAATACAAAAGAACCAAAACTAATCGCAAATAAGTGTTTAGAGTCAGTTAGAAGTTTAAATATTCCCCATGATAACTCTATTGCTTCAAATATTTTAACTATTAGTGCAGGGGTTAATACTTTAATGCCTCTTCATCCAGACCAAAAAGATGAGTTGTTATTAAAAGCAAGACATGCTCTATCTCAAGCTAAAAAGTCTGGGAGAAACAGAGTAGTATAA